Proteins encoded together in one Alphaproteobacteria bacterium window:
- a CDS encoding hydantoinase B/oxoprolinase family protein: MATTPLDPVRLGLIWHRLDGIVDQVAETFVRAAFSVVVRDNFDMAFSLFDGRGRQLTQSKRSIPSFMGTLPRTLAAVLERFSADQLAPGDTIISNDPWIGTGHLNDISMLHPIFSTGPGRRLVAFAASTAHSVDIGGAPSPSAHDRYEEGLCIPICKIVEGGRESATVIDFLSQNLRQPDETLGDIRAQFAAYRDCGEKLLALMEEEGLDSLEPVAEEIIDRSEQSMRRAVAELPDGRYQDAFEIDGVDETLRIQCVVDISGDALAIDFAGTSAQVRWPINSVLNYTQAYASYAVKCLLDPGAPNNGGTLAPISVSAPQGSLLNATSPAPVWGRHLSGHYVPPAVFGALAPLLPDRIVAESGSPLWNVYFSGRDHHDQAFVKMFFMNGGHGARASGDGPGCLSFPSNVSNQPIEAFEHQVPLLVTEKCLVPDTGGAGRWRGGNAQRIGFRSRSEHPVTMTIRHERTRFPPRGLLGGKVGSAGRDLVNGQTIPAKSRTELQLGDEVTFQTPGGGGLFAPAERAAEDIAADIESGLVSAEP, encoded by the coding sequence ATGGCAACCACTCCCCTCGACCCGGTACGCCTGGGCCTGATTTGGCACCGCCTCGACGGCATTGTCGACCAGGTGGCCGAGACCTTCGTACGGGCCGCCTTTTCCGTGGTGGTGCGCGACAATTTCGACATGGCGTTCAGTCTGTTCGACGGACGCGGCCGGCAATTGACCCAATCGAAGCGCAGTATCCCGAGCTTCATGGGCACCCTGCCCCGCACCTTGGCGGCCGTGCTCGAGCGCTTTTCGGCCGACCAACTGGCGCCTGGCGACACCATCATCAGCAACGATCCCTGGATCGGCACAGGCCACCTCAACGACATCTCGATGCTGCACCCGATCTTCAGCACCGGGCCCGGCCGGCGCCTGGTGGCCTTCGCCGCCAGCACGGCCCACAGCGTCGACATCGGCGGAGCGCCTTCGCCCAGCGCCCACGATCGATACGAGGAAGGGCTGTGCATCCCCATCTGCAAGATCGTCGAGGGCGGCCGGGAGAGCGCCACCGTCATCGACTTCCTCAGCCAGAACCTGCGCCAGCCCGACGAGACGCTGGGCGACATCCGGGCCCAGTTCGCCGCCTACCGCGACTGCGGCGAAAAACTGCTGGCGCTGATGGAGGAAGAAGGCCTCGACAGCCTCGAGCCGGTGGCCGAAGAGATCATCGACCGTTCCGAACAAAGCATGCGCCGCGCCGTCGCCGAGCTGCCCGACGGCCGCTACCAAGACGCCTTCGAGATCGACGGTGTCGACGAAACGCTGCGCATCCAATGCGTCGTGGACATCAGCGGCGACGCCTTGGCCATCGACTTCGCCGGCACCTCGGCCCAGGTGCGCTGGCCCATCAACAGCGTCCTCAACTACACCCAGGCCTACGCCAGCTATGCCGTCAAATGCCTGCTCGATCCGGGCGCCCCCAACAATGGGGGCACCCTGGCCCCGATCAGTGTCAGCGCACCTCAGGGCTCGCTGCTCAACGCCACTTCGCCGGCGCCGGTCTGGGGGCGCCATCTTTCCGGCCACTACGTGCCGCCGGCCGTCTTCGGCGCCCTGGCGCCGCTGCTGCCGGACCGTATCGTGGCCGAATCGGGCTCGCCGCTGTGGAATGTCTATTTCAGCGGCCGAGACCACCACGACCAGGCCTTCGTCAAGATGTTCTTCATGAACGGCGGTCACGGCGCCCGGGCCAGCGGTGACGGTCCGGGATGTTTGAGCTTCCCCAGCAACGTCTCCAACCAGCCCATCGAGGCCTTCGAGCACCAGGTGCCGCTGCTGGTGACGGAAAAGTGCCTGGTGCCCGACACGGGCGGTGCCGGGCGTTGGCGCGGCGGCAACGCCCAACGCATCGGATTCCGCTCGCGCTCCGAGCACCCCGTGACCATGACCATCCGCCACGAACGAACGCGCTTTCCGCCGCGCGGCCTGCTGGGCGGCAAGGTCGGCAGCGCCGGCCGGGATCTGGTCAATGGCCAGACCATCCCAGCCAAATCGCGCACGGAGCTGCAGTTGGGCGACGAGGTGACGTTTCAGACGCCGGGCGGCGGCGGGCTTTTTGCCCCCGCCGAACGCGCCGCTGAAGACATCGCCGCTGACATCGAGAGCGGCCTGGTGAGTGCGGAGCCATGA
- a CDS encoding hydantoinase/oxoprolinase family protein: MTASASWRLGVDIGGTFTDVVLWQEGGDRLIQKKLLTTPDDPSRAVLEGVEQALADAGIGGGQLNSVIHGTTLVANALIERKGVKTALITTRGFRDVLEIGREWRYDLFDLHIEMPPPLVPRPLRFELNERIDAAGRILVPCDQHEVGRIIATLRQAGVRSVAVCLLHAYLNPEHERALGGRLRAELPGVSVSLSSDVSPELGEYERSSTTAANAYVHPLFEHYVERLVGALGALGYRRDLLLVLSDGRCVAAEVARRYPVRLVQSGPAAGAEAARLFGELSATPDVLCFDMGGTTAKACLIKDGRPERTTEFEVARETRFAAGSGLPLQIPAIDMIEIGAGGGSIARLDERGLLQVGPESAGADPGPVCYGQGNLRPTVTDCDLLLGYLDEASFLGGRMALDRAAAERAVAEHLAQPLGIDISEAAWGVHETVTANMAQAATIHAIERGLDTSRFSMLPIGGAGPLHACAMARKMAITKLISPPGAGVASAIGMLASAISFEISRAAPAVLAALDFPRLQALLDDMNTGASALVAGAGVAAAEVTRHFSAMMRYVGQGYEIETPVTADMVAGGDRQALLAAFTAAYDRRYGRSEKMPVEVLSWRLVVSGPDSPLAQALARKPAAAAAAAAPEADGRRPVWFGRGFVETPVYQRRRLAAGVRLAGPAIVEEVESTVVVPPDFALAVDAAANLILTAPP, from the coding sequence ATGACCGCGAGCGCCTCCTGGCGGCTGGGCGTCGACATCGGCGGCACCTTCACCGACGTCGTGCTGTGGCAGGAAGGTGGCGACCGTCTGATTCAGAAAAAACTGCTGACCACGCCGGATGATCCCTCGCGGGCGGTGCTCGAAGGCGTCGAGCAAGCCTTGGCCGATGCCGGCATCGGCGGTGGGCAACTGAACTCGGTGATCCACGGCACCACCCTGGTGGCCAACGCCCTGATCGAACGCAAGGGCGTGAAGACGGCGCTGATCACCACGCGGGGCTTTCGCGACGTGCTGGAGATCGGCCGCGAGTGGCGCTACGATCTTTTCGATCTCCATATCGAAATGCCGCCACCACTGGTGCCGCGGCCTCTGCGCTTCGAGCTCAACGAACGCATCGACGCCGCAGGGCGGATCCTGGTGCCCTGCGACCAGCACGAAGTGGGCCGCATCATCGCAACGCTGCGCCAGGCCGGGGTGCGTTCGGTCGCGGTCTGCCTGCTGCACGCCTACCTCAACCCCGAGCACGAACGCGCGCTCGGCGGGAGGCTCAGGGCCGAGCTGCCCGGGGTATCGGTGTCGCTCTCGTCGGACGTCAGTCCCGAGCTCGGCGAATACGAACGCAGCTCGACGACGGCGGCCAATGCCTACGTCCATCCCCTCTTCGAGCACTACGTCGAGCGCCTGGTCGGCGCCTTGGGTGCGCTGGGTTACCGCCGCGACCTGCTGTTGGTGCTCTCCGACGGCCGCTGCGTGGCCGCCGAGGTGGCCCGACGCTACCCCGTCCGCCTGGTACAATCGGGACCGGCCGCGGGGGCCGAGGCGGCGCGCCTCTTTGGCGAGCTTTCGGCAACCCCCGACGTGCTCTGCTTCGACATGGGCGGCACCACGGCCAAGGCCTGCCTGATCAAGGACGGCCGGCCCGAACGCACGACGGAATTCGAGGTGGCCCGCGAAACCCGCTTCGCCGCGGGCAGCGGGCTGCCCTTGCAGATCCCCGCCATCGACATGATCGAGATCGGTGCCGGCGGCGGCTCCATCGCGCGGCTCGACGAACGCGGGCTGCTGCAGGTGGGGCCGGAGAGCGCCGGGGCCGATCCGGGACCGGTGTGCTACGGCCAGGGCAACCTCCGTCCCACGGTGACGGACTGCGATCTCCTGCTGGGCTACCTGGACGAAGCCTCGTTCCTGGGCGGGCGCATGGCGCTGGACCGGGCGGCGGCCGAAAGGGCGGTGGCCGAGCACCTGGCCCAGCCGCTGGGCATCGACATCTCCGAGGCGGCCTGGGGCGTGCATGAGACGGTAACCGCCAACATGGCCCAGGCCGCCACCATCCACGCCATCGAGCGCGGCCTCGACACCAGCCGCTTCAGCATGCTGCCGATCGGCGGGGCGGGACCGCTGCACGCCTGCGCCATGGCCCGCAAGATGGCCATCACCAAGCTCATCTCGCCCCCCGGGGCCGGCGTCGCCTCGGCCATCGGCATGCTGGCCTCGGCCATTTCCTTCGAGATCTCGCGGGCCGCCCCGGCGGTGCTGGCGGCGTTGGATTTCCCCCGGCTGCAGGCATTGCTCGACGACATGAACACCGGGGCCTCGGCCCTGGTGGCCGGCGCCGGCGTCGCCGCGGCAGAAGTGACTCGGCACTTCAGCGCCATGATGCGCTACGTCGGCCAGGGCTACGAGATCGAAACGCCGGTGACGGCCGATATGGTGGCGGGCGGCGATCGGCAGGCGCTGCTGGCGGCCTTTACGGCGGCCTATGATCGGCGCTACGGGCGCAGCGAGAAGATGCCGGTCGAGGTGCTGTCGTGGCGGCTGGTGGTCAGCGGACCGGACTCGCCACTGGCCCAGGCCCTGGCCCGGAAGCCGGCGGCGGCGGCGGCTGCTGCTGCTCCCGAAGCCGACGGCCGGCGCCCGGTCTGGTTCGGCCGGGGTTTCGTCGAGACGCCTGTCTATCAGCGTCGGCGGCTCGCGGCGGGGGTGCGGTTGGCCGGGCCGGCCATCGTCGAAGAGGTCGAATCGACCGTCGTCGTGCCGCCCGATTTTGCCCTCGCCGTCGATGCCGCCGCCAACCTGATCCTGACGGCTCCGCCGTGA
- a CDS encoding thiamine pyrophosphate-dependent enzyme: MTLPAGQFVEWLAARLARAGLTRGFGVPGGGSSLDLMAALRHQGVATVVTAREDAAVMMAGVTGALAGTPGLAFTTKGPGLAAAANGLASAALDRLPALLVTEAFEAAELGFLSHQVFDQAELVAPLLRVGGAEVLAPDEACVETWIASSGRPPRRPAVVFPGAAAPERTASPEPPAAGDQERAAALLAASRRPVVIVGLEATCAATAAALRPFVERLGAPTLVSYMAKGCLPDGHPLYAGIFTGGAVERPCVGEADLIVLVGLDPIELIRQPWAYQAPVLDLCEAAHEPHYVVPEVRLTGPLDESLEAMTAGARQSSWTAIEIAGHRQHYLRGMEIAAGGGLNAVEVVKAAARAFGAKARLAVDAGAHMFSACAFWNSAQPLDLLISNGLASMGFAVPAAIAAALYDPERGALAITGDGGLMMCLGELKTAAETGARICVVVCNDGRLSLIDIKRAGRQLPDLGLTWQPPDFAAVARGFGLAAWRVEQSADLASAFTAAAVHEGPSLIDVRLDPSGYPDQLRALRG; the protein is encoded by the coding sequence GTGACGCTGCCGGCCGGGCAATTCGTCGAATGGCTGGCGGCGCGCCTGGCCCGGGCCGGTCTGACACGCGGCTTCGGCGTACCCGGCGGCGGCAGCAGCCTCGATCTCATGGCGGCGCTCAGGCACCAGGGCGTCGCCACCGTCGTCACGGCGCGCGAAGACGCCGCGGTGATGATGGCCGGGGTAACGGGGGCCCTGGCCGGCACACCAGGCCTGGCCTTCACGACCAAGGGGCCGGGGCTGGCCGCGGCTGCCAACGGCCTGGCCTCGGCCGCCCTCGATCGCCTGCCGGCGCTGCTGGTGACCGAGGCCTTCGAGGCCGCCGAGCTGGGCTTCCTCAGCCATCAGGTCTTCGACCAGGCCGAGCTGGTGGCGCCGCTGCTGCGCGTCGGCGGGGCCGAGGTTCTGGCCCCCGATGAAGCCTGCGTCGAGACCTGGATCGCGTCGAGCGGCCGGCCGCCGCGGCGGCCGGCGGTGGTCTTCCCCGGCGCCGCGGCGCCCGAGCGGACAGCCAGCCCGGAGCCGCCCGCAGCCGGCGATCAAGAGCGGGCCGCGGCCCTGCTCGCCGCCAGCCGCCGGCCGGTGGTCATCGTCGGTCTGGAGGCCACCTGCGCCGCCACCGCGGCCGCCTTGCGCCCCTTCGTCGAGCGGCTCGGCGCGCCCACCCTGGTCAGCTACATGGCCAAGGGTTGCCTGCCCGATGGGCACCCGCTTTACGCCGGCATCTTCACCGGCGGCGCCGTCGAAAGGCCTTGCGTCGGCGAGGCCGACCTGATCGTTCTGGTCGGCCTCGACCCCATCGAGCTGATCCGCCAGCCCTGGGCCTACCAGGCACCGGTGTTGGATCTCTGCGAGGCCGCCCATGAGCCCCACTATGTGGTGCCCGAAGTGCGGCTGACCGGTCCGCTTGACGAGAGCCTGGAAGCAATGACCGCCGGGGCGCGGCAAAGTTCCTGGACGGCGATCGAGATCGCCGGCCATCGCCAGCACTATCTGCGGGGCATGGAAATCGCCGCGGGCGGCGGCCTGAACGCCGTCGAGGTGGTCAAGGCAGCGGCCCGGGCCTTCGGCGCCAAAGCGCGGCTGGCGGTCGATGCCGGGGCCCACATGTTCTCGGCTTGCGCCTTCTGGAACTCGGCCCAGCCTCTGGACCTGCTCATCTCCAACGGCCTCGCCAGCATGGGGTTTGCTGTGCCCGCGGCCATCGCGGCGGCGCTATATGATCCCGAACGCGGCGCCCTGGCGATCACCGGCGACGGCGGCTTGATGATGTGCCTGGGCGAGCTAAAAACGGCGGCCGAGACCGGCGCCCGGATCTGCGTCGTAGTTTGCAACGACGGCCGGCTCTCGCTGATCGACATCAAGCGCGCCGGGCGCCAACTACCCGATCTCGGCCTGACCTGGCAGCCCCCCGACTTCGCCGCCGTGGCGCGCGGCTTCGGCCTGGCCGCCTGGCGCGTCGAGCAGAGCGCCGACCTGGCCTCGGCCTTCACGGCAGCCGCCGTGCACGAGGGGCCTTCACTGATCGACGTCCGCCTCGACCCCAGCGGCTACCCCGACCAGTTGCGGGCCCTCAGGGGCTAG
- the ppdK gene encoding pyruvate, phosphate dikinase: MSKWVYTFGNEATEGGAEMRDLLGGKGANLAEMAGLGLPVPPGFTITTELCRAFYDAERHYPDDLEDQVRAGIRHIEASVGARFGEAEKPLLVSVRSGARASMPGMMDTVLNLGLNDATVEGLAAASGDVRFAYDSYRRFIQMYAAVVLGADAFQFEELLETHKTGRGLTLDTELTAEDWRTIVEIFKRQVRQDTGADFPQDPTLQLWGAIDAVFGSWMNRRAVTYRKLNDIPQSWGTAVNVQAMVFGNMGEDCATGVAFTRDPSTGDKRFFGEFLLNAQGEDVVAGSRTPQPLTMEAREAEGSRLASMEEAMPEVFAELVEVYRSLEAHYRDMQDIEFTVQRGRLWMLQTRSGKRTAAAALKIAVDMAEEGLIGQAQALARVEPASLDQLLHPTLDPEAEREVLAKGLPASPGAASGQVVFSADEAEARAADGEDVILVRIETSPEDIHGMHAARGILTTRGGMTSHAAVVARGMGRACVSGAGLIRVDYVAQTLSAGDHTVAKGDVITIDGSSGEVMLGRVPTVQPELSGSFDRLMEWADEVRRLEVRCNADTPADARTAREFGAQGIGLCRTEHMFFEAERIVAMREMIVAEDEAGRQVALDKLLPMQRQDFVEIFRIMAGLPVTVRLLDPPLHEFLPHTDEEKAAVAEAAGVTLEHLRQRVLRLEESNPMLGHRGCRLGISYPEIYRMQARAIFEAALEVGAELDRPVNAEVMIPLVASRREFEFLKAEIDAVAEDVAAARGQRPTYLVGTMIELPRAALRAAEIASTAEFFSFGTNDLTQTTFGISRDDSAHFLEHYLAQGVIATDPFVSLDQDGVGELVTIAAARGRGARPDLKLGICGEHGGDPASIAFCHRAGLDYVSCSPYRVPIARLAAAQAAIGTAGPDGD; this comes from the coding sequence ATGAGCAAGTGGGTCTACACGTTCGGCAACGAAGCCACCGAGGGCGGTGCCGAAATGCGTGATCTGCTCGGTGGCAAGGGTGCCAATCTGGCCGAGATGGCCGGGTTGGGGCTGCCGGTGCCGCCCGGTTTCACCATCACCACCGAGCTCTGCCGTGCCTTCTACGACGCCGAGCGCCACTACCCGGATGATCTCGAGGACCAGGTAAGGGCCGGCATCCGTCATATCGAGGCCAGCGTCGGTGCCCGTTTCGGCGAGGCCGAGAAGCCGCTTCTGGTCTCGGTGCGTTCGGGCGCCCGGGCCTCGATGCCGGGTATGATGGACACTGTGCTCAACCTGGGCCTCAACGATGCCACCGTCGAGGGCCTGGCGGCGGCCAGCGGCGACGTTCGCTTCGCCTACGATTCCTACCGCCGTTTCATCCAGATGTATGCCGCCGTGGTGCTTGGCGCCGATGCCTTCCAGTTCGAGGAGCTGCTGGAAACCCACAAGACCGGCCGTGGCCTGACCCTGGATACCGAGCTCACCGCCGAGGACTGGCGCACCATCGTCGAGATCTTCAAGCGCCAGGTCCGCCAGGACACCGGCGCCGACTTCCCCCAGGACCCTACGCTGCAGCTCTGGGGCGCCATCGATGCCGTCTTCGGCTCCTGGATGAACCGCCGTGCGGTGACCTACCGCAAGCTCAACGACATCCCCCAATCCTGGGGTACCGCGGTCAACGTCCAGGCCATGGTGTTCGGCAACATGGGCGAGGACTGCGCCACCGGCGTCGCCTTCACCCGCGATCCCTCGACCGGCGACAAGCGTTTTTTCGGCGAGTTCCTGCTCAACGCCCAGGGCGAGGACGTGGTCGCCGGCAGCCGCACACCGCAGCCCCTGACCATGGAGGCGCGAGAGGCCGAGGGCTCGCGCCTGGCCTCGATGGAAGAAGCCATGCCCGAGGTCTTCGCCGAACTGGTCGAGGTCTACCGCTCCCTCGAGGCCCACTACCGCGACATGCAGGACATCGAGTTCACGGTGCAGCGCGGCCGGCTGTGGATGTTGCAGACCCGCAGCGGCAAGCGCACCGCCGCGGCCGCCCTGAAGATCGCCGTCGACATGGCCGAGGAAGGCCTGATCGGCCAGGCGCAAGCGCTGGCCCGGGTCGAGCCGGCCTCGCTCGACCAGCTGCTGCACCCCACGCTCGACCCCGAGGCCGAGCGTGAGGTGCTGGCCAAGGGCCTGCCGGCCTCGCCCGGTGCCGCCTCGGGCCAGGTTGTGTTCAGCGCCGACGAGGCCGAGGCCCGGGCGGCTGATGGCGAGGACGTCATCCTGGTGCGCATCGAGACCAGCCCCGAGGACATCCACGGCATGCACGCCGCCCGCGGCATTCTGACCACGCGCGGCGGCATGACCAGCCACGCCGCCGTGGTGGCCCGGGGCATGGGCCGCGCTTGCGTCTCCGGGGCCGGGCTGATCCGGGTCGATTACGTGGCCCAGACGCTGAGCGCCGGCGACCACACGGTGGCCAAGGGTGATGTCATCACCATCGACGGCAGCTCGGGCGAGGTCATGTTGGGCCGTGTGCCGACGGTGCAACCCGAGCTCAGCGGCAGCTTCGACCGCCTCATGGAATGGGCCGACGAGGTGCGCCGGCTGGAGGTGCGCTGCAATGCCGACACGCCCGCCGATGCCCGCACGGCGCGCGAGTTCGGCGCCCAGGGCATCGGGCTCTGTCGCACCGAGCACATGTTCTTCGAGGCCGAGCGCATCGTCGCCATGCGCGAGATGATCGTGGCCGAGGACGAGGCCGGGCGCCAAGTGGCGCTGGACAAGCTGTTGCCCATGCAGCGCCAGGATTTTGTCGAGATTTTCCGCATCATGGCCGGTCTGCCGGTCACGGTGCGTTTGCTGGATCCGCCGCTGCACGAGTTCCTGCCGCACACCGACGAGGAGAAGGCAGCCGTCGCCGAGGCCGCCGGGGTGACGCTCGAGCATTTGCGCCAGCGCGTGCTGCGGCTCGAGGAGAGCAATCCCATGCTCGGCCACCGCGGCTGCCGCCTGGGTATCTCATACCCCGAGATCTACCGCATGCAGGCCCGCGCCATTTTCGAGGCGGCACTCGAGGTCGGCGCCGAGCTGGACCGGCCGGTGAACGCCGAGGTGATGATCCCGCTGGTCGCCAGCCGCCGCGAGTTCGAATTCCTCAAGGCCGAGATCGACGCCGTCGCCGAGGACGTGGCAGCGGCCCGGGGCCAGCGCCCGACCTACCTGGTGGGCACCATGATCGAGCTGCCGCGGGCGGCCCTGAGGGCAGCCGAGATCGCGAGTACGGCGGAGTTCTTCAGCTTCGGCACCAACGACCTGACGCAGACCACGTTCGGCATCAGCCGCGACGATTCGGCCCATTTCCTGGAGCATTACCTGGCCCAGGGCGTGATCGCCACGGATCCCTTCGTCAGCCTCGACCAGGACGGCGTCGGCGAGCTGGTGACCATCGCCGCGGCGCGGGGCCGCGGCGCCCGGCCCGACCTCAAGCTCGGCATCTGCGGCGAACACGGCGGCGATCCCGCCTCCATCGCCTTTTGCCACCGGGCCGGACTGGACTACGTCTCGTGCTCGCCCTACCGTGTCCCCATCGCCCGCCTGGCCGCGGCCCAGGCCGCCATCGGCACGGCCGGTCCCGACGGCGACTGA
- the glyS gene encoding glycine--tRNA ligase subunit beta, with product MARFLLEILSEEVPSRMQRRAGEDLERLISAGLEAAGIGYDEVFVFATPRRLALLAYGLPRRQPDVREERKGPKADAPEKAIAGFLRATGLERDQLETRETPKGPALFAVIERPGRPTADVLAEVVGQALAGFPWPKSMRWGSHDVRWVRPIHGIVALFEGRLVPLSFGPIVAGLESRGHRFLAPAPFSVDSLADYRQKLAAARVMLDANERQALIRQQATALASAEGLALVTHEGLLQEVVGLAEWPVVMMGRIDADFMTLPPEVLATAMRTHQKYFSLLGPDGQLAARFIFVADNESADPSAIVAGNERVLRARLADAKFFWDQDRRVTLESRLAALDDIVFHARLGSLGQKAERIAELARFVAQALGDADPDAAARAGLLAKADLSTEMVGEFPELQGIMGRYYALRGGQPETAHQLAMSGDTVKEPESEDVAQAIGEHYAPQGPGDSCPTDSLSVAVALADKVDTLIGFFAIDERPTGSKDPFALRRAALGIIRLILQNGIRLDLRGVLGEALARYANALDTLPDAGQVIEIVMAFFADRLQVHLRADGVRHDLIAAAFALRENDLVRLLARVEALAGFLASDDGSNLLTAYRRANNIVEIEEKKDGCRYEGDDLEEDSLIEQAERDLLARLNKVKELVLEALEEEDFGRACQAFATLRQPIDKFFDDVTVNVDDQELRKNRLRLLDKVRVWFLLLADFSQIEG from the coding sequence GTGGCCCGGTTCCTGCTCGAAATCCTCTCCGAGGAGGTGCCGTCGCGCATGCAGCGCCGCGCCGGCGAGGACCTCGAGCGGCTGATCTCCGCCGGCCTCGAGGCGGCCGGCATCGGCTATGACGAGGTTTTTGTCTTTGCCACGCCGCGGCGCCTGGCGCTGCTCGCCTATGGTCTGCCGCGGCGCCAGCCCGACGTCCGCGAGGAACGCAAAGGCCCAAAGGCCGACGCCCCGGAGAAGGCCATCGCCGGTTTTCTGCGCGCCACCGGGCTCGAGCGCGATCAGCTCGAGACGCGCGAGACGCCCAAGGGCCCGGCGCTGTTCGCCGTCATCGAGCGTCCCGGGCGGCCCACCGCAGACGTGCTGGCCGAGGTCGTGGGCCAGGCGCTGGCCGGCTTTCCCTGGCCCAAGTCGATGCGCTGGGGCAGCCACGACGTGCGCTGGGTGCGGCCCATCCACGGCATCGTGGCGCTCTTCGAGGGCCGTCTCGTGCCGCTCTCGTTCGGGCCCATCGTGGCCGGCCTGGAGAGCCGCGGCCACCGCTTTCTGGCGCCGGCTCCCTTCAGCGTCGACTCGCTGGCCGATTATCGCCAAAAGCTTGCGGCGGCCCGCGTCATGCTTGATGCCAATGAACGCCAGGCGCTGATCCGCCAACAGGCGACGGCGCTGGCCAGTGCCGAGGGCCTGGCGCTGGTGACGCACGAGGGATTGTTGCAGGAAGTCGTGGGCCTGGCCGAATGGCCGGTGGTGATGATGGGCCGCATCGATGCCGACTTCATGACTTTGCCGCCGGAGGTCCTGGCCACCGCCATGCGCACCCACCAGAAGTATTTTTCGCTGCTCGGTCCCGACGGCCAACTGGCAGCGCGCTTCATCTTCGTGGCCGACAACGAAAGCGCCGACCCCAGCGCCATCGTGGCCGGCAACGAGCGCGTCTTGCGGGCCCGCCTGGCCGACGCCAAGTTCTTCTGGGACCAGGACCGTCGGGTGACGCTGGAGAGCCGCCTGGCGGCGCTCGATGACATCGTCTTCCACGCCCGTCTCGGCAGCCTGGGGCAAAAGGCCGAACGCATTGCCGAACTGGCCCGTTTCGTGGCCCAGGCATTGGGCGACGCTGATCCGGACGCCGCAGCTCGCGCCGGGCTGCTGGCCAAGGCTGACCTGAGCACCGAGATGGTCGGCGAGTTTCCCGAACTGCAGGGAATAATGGGCAGATACTACGCCCTTCGGGGTGGCCAGCCTGAGACCGCGCACCAGTTAGCCATGAGCGGCGACACCGTCAAGGAGCCCGAGTCTGAGGACGTGGCGCAGGCCATCGGCGAGCACTACGCGCCGCAGGGGCCCGGCGATTCCTGCCCCACCGATTCACTGAGCGTGGCTGTCGCACTGGCCGACAAGGTCGACACCCTGATCGGCTTTTTCGCCATCGATGAGCGGCCCACCGGCTCGAAGGATCCTTTCGCGTTGCGGCGGGCGGCCCTGGGAATCATTCGTTTGATCCTGCAAAACGGCATCCGGCTCGATTTGCGCGGCGTGCTGGGGGAAGCATTGGCGCGATACGCCAACGCCCTCGATACGCTGCCCGATGCCGGCCAGGTGATCGAGATCGTCATGGCCTTCTTCGCCGACCGCCTGCAGGTCCACCTGCGCGCCGACGGCGTGCGCCACGATCTCATCGCCGCCGCCTTCGCGCTCAGGGAAAACGATCTGGTGCGGCTGCTGGCCCGGGTCGAGGCCTTGGCCGGTTTTCTCGCCAGCGACGACGGTAGCAATCTTTTGACCGCCTACCGCCGGGCCAACAATATCGTCGAGATTGAGGAAAAGAAGGACGGCTGCCGCTATGAAGGCGACGATCTAGAGGAAGATTCGCTGATCGAGCAAGCTGAACGCGACCTCTTGGCTCGGCTGAACAAGGTCAAGGAGCTCGTTCTCGAAGCCCTGGAGGAAGAGGATTTCGGCCGCGCCTGCCAAGCCTTTGCAACGCTGCGCCAGCCCATAGACAAGTTCTTCGATGATGTCACGGTCAACGTTGACGACCAGGAGCTGCGAAAAAACAGATTGCGCCTGTTGGACAAAGTAAGGGTTTGGTTCCTGCTGTTGGCTGATTTCTCGCAAATAGAGGGCTGA